The nucleotide window TTTTTGTAAAGCCTCCACTTGTCTGAGGTTATTGCAATTGCTTTACTTGAAGATCCAAGGTTTTCACAGTATTTCTCTGCTTTCTTGGTTAGATTTAGCAAAATAAATTCGTCCTCAGGAGCTACGATTAAGAAACTGTCGCAATTCTCCAACCAATTCTCAATTCTTTCCAATTTGTCTGTTGGAAAACCGAGCGGGCTAAATTCTTCTCTTACAAAAGCTTTAACCTCGCAATGTCTTCTGAAACCATTGTAGAGAGTCTTAAACATTGCCAGTCCTTCAACCGCAATGGAGTCAACTACCTTCTCGCCACATGTGGCAAATTCAAACAAGAACAGACTCATACTTCAAGTAGATCCTTTTCTTCCTCCTCTTCCTCATTTAAAATGATAGCAATGTCTGCAGAGTTCTTCAAGGCGGTAGAGAATCCAGGCTCAGCACCGACTATGATCGTCTCTTTGCCCATCTCCATTGCCTTCATTAGGACCGCTTTAAAGTCAGCATCTCTCGTTACGAGAGCTATAACGTCTATTGACTCATTGTAGATCAGCTCCATCGCTTCGACCGCCATTCTAACGTCGACATCGCCCGAGGTAACCACAGGCTCAAAACCTTGGTTTTCAATTGCCTCAACGAGCTTGTCAGTGGCGTATTGATTTAGAAATACCTTTGCGATCTTTATGTCGCCATACTCGGCTAACAGTTCCCGTATCTCTTTTAAGTTGGTATTAAATTCCTTTCTGAGCATGTTCGGACCATCAACTAAAACACCGATTTTCTTGGTTGAGAGCGATTTTCTCTTGGAGAGATACTCTCTTATTTTTTGAATTTTTGAGCTTTTCATTCTATAACACTGAGATTTTAAAGTTTAAAAATCTTATGATGGACATTTTTAATAATATGAGGATATGTCTCTCCAAAACCTTAAAACGTCGGTTTTAGATAAATAGCTAAATGCAAAAAAATTTATATACTCAATAGTATATCTACTATCTATCTGAGGTGAGCATGATGGTTGAGGAACTATCTGAAACTGACGAAAAACTGGTCTCTCTACTTGCGGAAGCAGGGCTTAATAGGAATATTGCAAAGGTCGTTGTATTCTTATCCAAAGTAGGAGAAGCAGTCTCAAGGGACATCGAAAGAACCGCAAACCTTAGACAACCAGAAGTAAGCCTTGCAATGAAAGAACTAAAAGAGTGGGGATGGGTAAAAGAAAGGGAGCTGAAGAAAAAAGGAAAGGGTAGACCACTAAAAAGCTATAAGATGACAAGAGAACTTAGAGAGATAGCAATGGAAATTATCCAGAAGAAAAGAGAGGAGATAAAGAAAATCGAAAAAGACTTGGAAGAACTTGAAAGAATCGTTTCTACAAAATAATGTTTTTTGATACAATTTTTGGAAGAAATTTTGGGAGAGTATATGTAAGCTATGCGATAATAGTTTGTCATGGATTCCCATACGAAGCCGGATCAGTGATTGATAAGGGATATGGGGCTTTAGCAGAGTTATTATCAAGTGTAGCTCCTACGGTTATTTTTGATTTTTCTGGCTGTGGAAACAGCTCCGGAGTATTTGGCTTAGAAAGATGGGTAGAGGACGTCAAAAATATTGCTGAAAAATTCGAAAAAGTCTCTCTTGTCGGTTATAGCATGGGCGGGATGATTGCAATAAGAGTGGGAGCAGAACTGGACAATCTGGAAAAAATTGTAGCGGTTTCAACCCCAGTCCCGGATATTTTCACAAAAGAAAGAATCGAAATTATCTTCGAAAATGCCAAGAAAATTATGAGAGTAGGAAGCTTTGAGTATTTTTACGAGGAATTTAGCAAAGCAAAAGAAATGGATCCAAGAAAATTTGCACGTGAAATAGAGGCTTCGAAGCTTATAGTTCATGGGACAAACGATGAAATAGTTCCTTTTTGGTGCGGAGAAGATATTTACAGGAACTCTAAAGAACCAAAAGCTTTTCTTAAGGTTTTAAATGGGGATCATTTTCTCAGAAGAAACTTTAAAGTCATGAGCGTTATTGCGGAATGGCTTGCTGGAGGAATAAAGGATAAAGAATTAGAGATCAGAGTTTAATCTTCTCAAGAATCGATAGAATTTCAGCCTTTACTTTTTCAATGTCCTTTGTGCCATCAACATCGAAAAGAATGCCTTTTCTTTTGTAATATTCTATTAAAGGCTCGGTATTCTTTCTGTAAACTTTGAATCTTTCTCTGACCACTTCTTCCTTATCATCATCTCTCTGATATAATTCTCCCCCGCATTTGTCGCATACCCCATTCTTTTTTGGGGGATCATAAATCAAGTGGTAAATCGCACCACATTTTCTGCAGATTCGTCTGTTCACAATTCTTTTGACTATTTCATCCTCAGAAACGTTTATATTAATTACAGCGTCTATTTTTTTACCTAATTCGACCATCATTGCGTCTAAGGCTTCTGCTTGGGCTATAGTCCTTGGAAAGCCATCCAAAATGAAACCTCTTTCGCAATCCTTTTGTTTGAGCCTTTCCTTTACTATGCCCACTACTATCTCGTCGGGAACGAGTTTTCCTTGGTTCATATATTCTTTGGCTTTTTTCCCAAGCTCAGTGCTCTTTTCCACTGCCTCTCTTAACATATCTCCCGTGGATATCTGCGGTATTCCATATTTCTCTGCCAGAAACTTAGCTTGCGTCCCTTTTCCTGCTCCGGGAGCACCTAGAAGAATTATTTTCATGAGAATTAGCTAAGAAGAGCGGTATAAATTATTTCTGATTTTTCTTCTTGAAAAATAAGGAAACGGGGAGCCACCCCTCATGGCTCAGCAAAAGCTTTCAAAGCTTAGGGTGGCGAGAGCTGATAAAAATTAGTGCTGGGATTTTAAAATTTTTCTCAATCAATTTTTTGATCTTGGTTTAGTTTTGGGAATAATTCAACATCTTGAACTACCCACCAATTAGGACTCCGGGCAAAAATCAGCGGTAAACTAATCTTTTGCCTCTATGAGTAAAAATATTCTTAGATTGTAGACTTCGCGGTTTTAATTGCAGAGTTGGTTGAAAAGAAATTCTAAAGCTGAAAGTGAGTTTCAGGAGTAGTTATCCATTAGGTCTATCTGAAAGTTTTGACGTAGCATAATGCTTTGGCTGTCAGCTCCTCTCAGGAAAAATTGGATGTCTTCTTCTCTTCAAGTCGCACCTATAGCCAACTTATAGTTATATGGATCCATTTGTTGAAAAGCAGGTATATGAAAAAAGATGAAAGATAATTTTTGATAGCAATTCAACTCCACGCATGGGAAGAAAGCCAAGCGGTAGAGTTAATTGTTCCGTGTGGATAAAGATCTTCTCTCAGAGTTGCGAGAGATTGCTAAAGTCCACGACATTGCCATTTCAGATTTAATCGAGCGGAAAATACTCGAATTGATAAAAGAGTTTGATTCTAAGAAAGGCGAATCTCATATGCGAAAAAATTTCTCATATGAGATATCCAGCAAAAATAAAACTCCAAAGCCCTCAAACCGAAAATCAAGCCATTCAAAAAATCGAGAATTTAACGATAACCTCTCAAATTGCTCAAATTCCCGCAAAAAATGGGCTCGGAGGGATTCGAACCCTCGAACTTCGCCGTGTGAAGGCGACGTCATAACCGCTAGACCACGAGCCCTGAAAGTCGTAAGCTTTATTGTTTTTATCCCTTTCTCTTCTCTAACTTAAAGGAATTTTATATCTCAGAGGGAAAAATTAGTATTAGCCAAGGAGCTTTTCTGTCAGATCTATAGCCGAAGTTAGGGCAATTGAATCGCTGATGCTCAGCAAAGGCTTTCCTTCGACATCAAGTCTGAATATAGCCTCATCTTCAGGAATCGTGAAGACAAAGTCAAAATTCTTATTTTCAACTCTTATCGCCTCTCGAACCTTGTTGATCACGAGTGCACATTTTCTGAATTTTACAGCCTTTTGGGCTACGGATCTAATTTGATCCGCCACCAAAAATCCTTTTTTGCTCATGTCTGATACAACTAAAAGCACGTCAACGTCTCTCATCACTCTTCTGTTTATCTGCTCAACTCCCGCCTCGCCATCGATCACAACGTAGTCAAAAGATCCTGAAAGAATTTCAATTGCTTCTCTTAGCATCGAATTCAGCTGACAGTAGCATCCCTCTTCTTCAGGTCTTCCCATCGCCAGAAATGAGAATTTATCACTCTCAATCAATGCTTCGAGTATTTTGTAATCTATCGAAGTTGCAATCTCGACCTTGTCGTATTTTTCTCTGATCATTTCGACTATTTCTTTCCTTATATCTTCCAGCGTTTTTTCAATCTCGACTCCAAGGGCAATCGAAAGCCCTCCTGCTGGATCTGCATCGATTGCCAAAACCTTGCCTTTTTCAGACAGAACTCTGGTTAACAGTGCGGAAACGGTTGTTTTACCAGCACCACCCTTTCCAACAACCGCAATTTTCATACTCTCTTGATTTTCTCTCTTATCATTTTAAGTTCTGGAATTTCGGTGCAAACGTCCTTATAATCACATTCTTCGCAATTCAGCAGTTTTTCCTCGTGCATTTTTATCAAAGCGTTGGTTATCTTTCTTGCTTTTTCAAAAACATCGCTCAGGGCATCGATATCCTTTTTTGAAGTCAGAATTATCACATCGGTAGCCTTGACAAATTTAATTGAATTCATGGCTTCCAGAACAGCTCTTCCAAAAACTCCAAGACTGAAGCCACTGGCTGTGGCATTCTTGCCTACCCTAAGCCATACTTTCATCTGGCTTGGAAGGCTTCTGATTGTTACCCCTGACAATCCAAGATCATAGAAGGCATCTCTCATAGCTTTAAAGCACTCATACTTCTCAAGCTTGTCATTCCATAAAATTTCGCAGATAACAATAATCGCAAGAGATCCATCAGAATCCTCAGAGATATAAATCCTGTTTTCAGCCTTCCCCCAGATGAGCAGGAGTGCTGAGCTATTTTTTCCGAGTTCATAAGCCAGTTCATTTCTTGTCACAACATCTCTTTTTCTGTTCCACTGCTGAAACAGAAAAGGATCGTATTTGCGAACTTTTCCCATTTTTATCTCTTCCTCAACGTAGTCCCTTATTCTATCGACGATTTCGTCAAACATTCAAAATTCCTCTGCCACTATTCCCGCTCCAATTGCTACCGCAAGCTGTGGTTGTGGGAA belongs to Archaeoglobaceae archaeon and includes:
- a CDS encoding TIGR00288 family NYN domain-containing protein; translation: MKSSKIQKIREYLSKRKSLSTKKIGVLVDGPNMLRKEFNTNLKEIRELLAEYGDIKIAKVFLNQYATDKLVEAIENQGFEPVVTSGDVDVRMAVEAMELIYNESIDVIALVTRDADFKAVLMKAMEMGKETIIVGAEPGFSTALKNSADIAIILNEEEEEEKDLLEV
- a CDS encoding ArsR family transcriptional regulator is translated as MVEELSETDEKLVSLLAEAGLNRNIAKVVVFLSKVGEAVSRDIERTANLRQPEVSLAMKELKEWGWVKERELKKKGKGRPLKSYKMTRELREIAMEIIQKKREEIKKIEKDLEELERIVSTK
- a CDS encoding alpha/beta fold hydrolase — its product is MFFDTIFGRNFGRVYVSYAIIVCHGFPYEAGSVIDKGYGALAELLSSVAPTVIFDFSGCGNSSGVFGLERWVEDVKNIAEKFEKVSLVGYSMGGMIAIRVGAELDNLEKIVAVSTPVPDIFTKERIEIIFENAKKIMRVGSFEYFYEEFSKAKEMDPRKFAREIEASKLIVHGTNDEIVPFWCGEDIYRNSKEPKAFLKVLNGDHFLRRNFKVMSVIAEWLAGGIKDKELEIRV
- a CDS encoding adenylate kinase, with translation MKIILLGAPGAGKGTQAKFLAEKYGIPQISTGDMLREAVEKSTELGKKAKEYMNQGKLVPDEIVVGIVKERLKQKDCERGFILDGFPRTIAQAEALDAMMVELGKKIDAVININVSEDEIVKRIVNRRICRKCGAIYHLIYDPPKKNGVCDKCGGELYQRDDDKEEVVRERFKVYRKNTEPLIEYYKRKGILFDVDGTKDIEKVKAEILSILEKIKL
- a CDS encoding AAA family ATPase, producing MKIAVVGKGGAGKTTVSALLTRVLSEKGKVLAIDADPAGGLSIALGVEIEKTLEDIRKEIVEMIREKYDKVEIATSIDYKILEALIESDKFSFLAMGRPEEEGCYCQLNSMLREAIEILSGSFDYVVIDGEAGVEQINRRVMRDVDVLLVVSDMSKKGFLVADQIRSVAQKAVKFRKCALVINKVREAIRVENKNFDFVFTIPEDEAIFRLDVEGKPLLSISDSIALTSAIDLTEKLLG